Proteins from a single region of bacterium:
- a CDS encoding BamA/TamA family outer membrane protein, whose protein sequence is MIIRRILIASLFTLIAVAWAQNQTVLEQQVRGNKQVSKEAILAATKLEPGTEYTEEKARQDSDAIYTLGLFESVLPHAEQQPNGVIVVYDVVENPIITNLNITGNTVLPTVDILKVMKTKTGQVLNHLTIRSDIQAIRKLFRDKGYIFIGFSQFEPDPKNTSTLNIKIDESRIGKINIIGNKRTKTYVIKEEMRTRVGQVFSIKEWEGDIYRIYNRGYFEDVTTGGPRPLESNPNLLELDVIVKERRTGQLNVGVGYDQREGIFGLFEIQDPNFLGRGETVGVSYQRTGTAKNSIEANFADPVIDRYHTGISLRAYDKVYYRFAGSGLSGISTDASSQYEERRRGGELTLNRPFAKVNNAFLTLRTESIATKNVDGIMSEDFIQQDGSISSVSLGLIQNRRDVDFDPSRGYYIRVAFEFGKDDITKIGGAVNMPDLLGTHDFTKSSIDMRYYYSLQGARKTPNQLKQVLALRLYYARADGILPFWEQFFVGGAESLRGYEEDRFWGQNAFIGSLEYRIPIQKTLAVLLFADYGDAWGGRYGNVVINGFAQHSAFAPSLGYGAGVHFQTPLGPLRLDFGINEEGNVKTHFRVGHTF, encoded by the coding sequence GTGATCATTCGTCGGATATTAATCGCATCGCTGTTTACCCTAATAGCGGTCGCTTGGGCACAGAACCAAACGGTACTTGAACAGCAGGTAAGAGGGAATAAACAAGTCTCAAAAGAAGCCATTCTTGCTGCGACTAAGCTCGAACCTGGAACGGAATATACTGAAGAAAAGGCCCGACAAGACTCAGATGCAATCTACACTCTTGGTCTTTTTGAATCGGTTTTGCCCCATGCCGAACAGCAGCCAAATGGTGTTATTGTCGTTTATGATGTGGTCGAAAACCCGATCATTACTAACCTTAACATAACGGGTAATACGGTTTTACCGACTGTGGATATTTTGAAGGTTATGAAGACCAAGACAGGGCAGGTTCTTAACCACCTTACCATTCGTTCTGATATCCAAGCGATCCGCAAACTATTTCGCGATAAGGGTTATATCTTTATTGGCTTTTCGCAGTTTGAACCGGATCCAAAAAATACGAGCACCCTCAATATAAAAATCGATGAATCTAGGATTGGAAAGATTAATATCATCGGTAACAAGCGCACTAAGACCTATGTTATCAAAGAAGAAATGCGCACGCGAGTTGGACAGGTATTCAGCATAAAGGAGTGGGAAGGCGATATCTATCGGATTTACAACCGAGGATATTTCGAAGATGTAACAACGGGCGGCCCGCGTCCGCTTGAAAGTAATCCGAACCTTCTTGAACTCGATGTTATTGTTAAGGAGCGTCGTACCGGTCAACTTAATGTGGGCGTTGGTTATGATCAAAGGGAAGGTATCTTTGGGCTGTTCGAAATTCAAGACCCGAACTTCCTTGGACGTGGTGAAACGGTTGGTGTGAGTTATCAGCGAACTGGTACAGCCAAAAACAGCATCGAAGCCAACTTTGCCGATCCCGTTATTGATCGTTATCACACTGGCATCTCTTTGAGAGCTTACGATAAAGTTTATTATCGTTTTGCCGGCTCAGGCTTAAGCGGAATTTCAACTGACGCATCAAGCCAATATGAAGAGAGGCGTAGAGGCGGGGAATTAACTCTCAATCGGCCGTTCGCAAAGGTTAATAACGCATTCCTTACACTTCGCACCGAATCAATCGCTACAAAAAATGTCGATGGCATTATGAGTGAGGATTTTATCCAGCAGGATGGTTCGATTTCATCTGTATCGTTAGGCTTAATACAGAACAGGCGTGATGTCGATTTCGACCCGTCAAGGGGATACTATATCCGTGTTGCTTTTGAGTTTGGTAAGGACGATATCACCAAGATTGGTGGAGCAGTTAACATGCCGGACCTTCTTGGGACGCATGATTTCACGAAAAGTTCCATTGATATGCGCTATTACTACAGCTTGCAGGGGGCTAGAAAAACACCTAACCAGCTAAAGCAGGTACTTGCTTTGAGACTTTATTACGCTCGCGCAGATGGAATCCTTCCATTCTGGGAGCAATTCTTTGTAGGTGGCGCTGAAAGTTTGCGTGGTTATGAGGAAGATCGTTTCTGGGGTCAGAACGCATTCATCGGCAGCCTTGAATATCGCATCCCAATCCAAAAAACTTTAGCTGTGTTGTTGTTTGCGGATTATGGTGATGCTTGGGGCGGTCGTTATGGTAATGTAGTCATTAACGGTTTTGCTCAGCATAGCGCTTTTGCACCGAGTTTGGGATATGGAGCGGGCGTCCACTTCCAAACACCGCTTGGTCCGTTACGACTTGATTTTGGAATTAACGAAGAAGGAAACGTTAAAACTCAC
- a CDS encoding sigma-70 family RNA polymerase sigma factor gives MSSQSDEFEAVVAEHERRIYNVVYRVVNDYEAAADLVQETFIRAYRSYDSFRGESQTYTWLYRIAMNLCLDHLARRKKQRAIETPLDVNVPGGGTSPMEVADERNAPDKLIQQQELRTQIENAINALPPLYKDCILLREMEGMSYEQIAQTLEITVEAVRSRVARARAWMRQRLEPYLRA, from the coding sequence ATGAGCTCTCAGTCGGACGAGTTCGAGGCGGTCGTTGCCGAACATGAGCGACGTATCTATAATGTGGTGTATCGAGTTGTTAACGATTATGAAGCGGCGGCTGATTTAGTCCAAGAGACTTTTATTCGAGCCTATCGCTCATATGATAGTTTTCGGGGAGAATCCCAGACCTATACTTGGCTTTATCGTATTGCTATGAACCTTTGTCTTGACCATCTGGCAAGACGCAAAAAGCAGCGCGCGATTGAGACGCCGTTGGATGTTAATGTTCCAGGTGGCGGAACTAGTCCGATGGAAGTCGCGGATGAGCGTAATGCTCCAGATAAATTGATACAGCAGCAGGAGTTACGCACTCAGATTGAAAATGCAATCAACGCGCTCCCGCCCCTTTATAAGGACTGCATCTTGTTACGCGAGATGGAAGGGATGAGTTATGAGCAAATCGCTCAGACTCTTGAGATAACGGTGGAGGCAGTTCGAAGTCGTGTTGCACGAGCACGTGCATGGATGCGCCAGCGCTTAGAACCGTATTTACGCGCATAA